The stretch of DNA CTTGACTTTTTTCTCTTTCTTTTCGACCTTTGCATTAAATGAAACTACAAGCCCCATCATCAAAAGAGCACCAATACCCATGGACCATAAGGCATATGATTTGGCACGATCTCTATTAAACTGTTTATTGGCCATAATAGGTTATCCCATCTCTTTTGATGTGGACACAGCTACATCTTTTGCCCCTGACATACGACACTCATCCACTACATCGATCAATGTCTCTACCGGGATCGTATCATCAGAGATGACCAGTACGGACTTTTCTGTCGAGGTACGTAATAGATCTCTTAACTTGCTCTGTATCGCCCATAATTGCACTGGCTGATTGTCAATGTAAACCTGGGAGGTATTGTCAATATACACACGTACCACTTTCGCATCTGACTTACTTGCACTCGCGGCAGATGGACGTTCAAGATCCAGTTTCATATCTTTGACAAACGTAGTGGTTACCATAAAAAAGATCAATAGGATAAAAACCATATCGATCAATGGAGATACGTCTACATTGTCTACTTCTTGTTTCTTTGGTCTAATTCTCATTCTGCATCCTTCGTGGATATAATATCTGTGATCTGTTCAA from Sulfurovum xiamenensis encodes:
- a CDS encoding ExbD/TolR family protein; protein product: MRIRPKKQEVDNVDVSPLIDMVFILLIFFMVTTTFVKDMKLDLERPSAASASKSDAKVVRVYIDNTSQVYIDNQPVQLWAIQSKLRDLLRTSTEKSVLVISDDTIPVETLIDVVDECRMSGAKDVAVSTSKEMG